A stretch of Amycolatopsis balhimycina FH 1894 DNA encodes these proteins:
- a CDS encoding ankyrin repeat domain-containing protein: MVDRQGRSELHYGALEGAAEQASALLEAGHDPNLGDRDGFVPLHLAAQQENVEVVDVLLKAGANVDAVNKYGNTPLFVAVFNSQGRGDIIQLLRRCGADPGKENGSGQTPVGLARLIANYDVKQFFDDLEQ, encoded by the coding sequence ATGGTTGACCGCCAAGGACGCTCTGAGCTGCATTACGGCGCCCTCGAAGGCGCCGCTGAACAGGCCAGCGCGCTCCTGGAGGCGGGACACGACCCGAACCTCGGCGACCGTGACGGCTTCGTTCCGCTCCATCTGGCGGCACAGCAGGAGAATGTCGAGGTTGTCGATGTACTTCTTAAGGCTGGAGCAAACGTCGACGCGGTTAACAAATACGGCAACACGCCACTCTTTGTGGCGGTATTTAATTCGCAGGGGCGAGGTGACATCATTCAGCTCCTTCGAAGGTGCGGGGCAGACCCGGGTAAAGAAAATGGTTCTGGACAAACCCCTGTTGGACTGGCTCGTCTCATTGCGAATTACGATGTCAAGCAGTTCTTCGATGACCTCGAACAGTAG
- a CDS encoding right-handed parallel beta-helix repeat-containing protein — translation MRTRVKAAMFATGLALTATGVLVTPATSAPQQVVHVAPNGDDTHDGTSEAQAVRTLPRAQQLVRELIPGMTGDVSVSLAGGTYALSAPLQLTAADSGTNGHRVVWTAAPGARPVVSGGIPITGWKVADSGKNIWSAPVPATLRTRQLYVNGARVPRATGTLPVTLTRITGGYTTSSAAMDNWRNPKDIDFVYTGGLGAWTQPRCPVSSISPTTIKMAQPCWDNSTKRVMRTDDSGRTVELVGRQAITELPTAVENAYELLSAGEWYLDNAAHTVFYVPKPDEDITKETVTAPALETLVSGIGTASAPVHDITFSGLQFSYATWNFPSTPEGFSEIQANYTLTGTHGFDQQGLCQFVDSGKCPYGNWTKEPGNVSFAYDKNISFTRDAFVHLGAAGLDLGTGSQNDLVQGSVFTDISGNGLELGGVDLTLPTAAAQHTSGNRLLDNHVFATSVEYAGGIGMDLGYTEHTTVSHNQIDHTPYSGISIGWGGWPDKVKIKAEPNYSNNNTLSNNLIFDHMQLLADGAGIYTNGNTGPTMAGGEKITGNVIHDQKGAGKAVYTDNGAGNITITGNGLYNADLAWGSKHTDYTLNKGTYDPLDIENNYWENGSADYNQKAVVIKNNHAITDAGGIPASIRANAGLEAAYADVLGWTPAG, via the coding sequence GTGCGCACACGAGTCAAGGCGGCCATGTTCGCAACCGGGCTGGCGCTGACGGCCACCGGGGTGCTCGTGACCCCGGCGACGTCGGCGCCGCAGCAGGTCGTCCACGTCGCGCCGAACGGCGACGACACCCACGACGGCACGAGCGAGGCCCAGGCCGTCCGGACGCTGCCACGCGCCCAGCAGCTCGTGCGCGAGCTGATCCCGGGCATGACCGGCGACGTCTCCGTCAGCCTCGCGGGCGGTACCTACGCGCTGAGTGCGCCGCTGCAGCTGACCGCCGCCGACTCCGGCACCAACGGCCACCGCGTGGTCTGGACCGCCGCGCCCGGCGCCCGGCCGGTCGTCAGCGGCGGCATCCCGATCACCGGCTGGAAAGTGGCCGACAGCGGCAAGAACATCTGGTCCGCGCCCGTCCCCGCGACGCTGCGGACGCGCCAGCTGTACGTCAACGGTGCCCGCGTTCCCCGCGCGACCGGCACCCTTCCGGTGACACTGACCAGGATCACCGGCGGCTACACGACGTCGTCGGCCGCGATGGACAACTGGCGCAACCCCAAGGACATCGACTTCGTCTACACCGGGGGCCTCGGCGCGTGGACGCAGCCGCGGTGTCCGGTCAGTTCGATCTCGCCGACGACGATCAAGATGGCGCAGCCGTGCTGGGACAACTCGACGAAGCGGGTGATGCGCACCGACGACTCCGGTCGCACGGTCGAGCTGGTCGGCCGCCAGGCCATCACCGAGCTGCCCACCGCGGTGGAGAACGCCTACGAGCTGCTTTCCGCCGGTGAGTGGTACCTCGACAACGCCGCGCACACCGTCTTCTACGTGCCGAAGCCCGATGAGGACATCACCAAGGAGACGGTGACCGCGCCCGCGCTGGAAACCCTGGTGTCCGGCATCGGGACGGCTTCGGCGCCGGTCCACGACATCACGTTCAGCGGCCTCCAGTTCTCCTACGCCACCTGGAACTTCCCGAGCACGCCCGAAGGGTTCTCGGAGATCCAGGCGAACTACACGTTGACCGGCACGCACGGTTTCGACCAGCAAGGGCTGTGCCAGTTCGTCGACAGCGGCAAGTGCCCGTACGGCAACTGGACGAAGGAACCGGGCAACGTCTCCTTCGCCTACGACAAGAACATCAGCTTCACGCGGGACGCGTTCGTCCACCTCGGCGCGGCGGGACTCGACCTCGGCACCGGCTCGCAGAACGACCTGGTGCAGGGCAGCGTGTTCACCGACATCTCCGGCAACGGACTGGAGCTCGGCGGCGTCGACCTCACCCTGCCCACCGCGGCCGCGCAGCACACCAGCGGCAACCGGCTGCTCGACAACCACGTGTTCGCCACGTCGGTGGAGTACGCGGGCGGCATCGGGATGGACCTCGGCTACACCGAACACACCACGGTCTCGCACAACCAAATCGACCACACCCCCTACAGCGGGATCTCCATCGGCTGGGGAGGCTGGCCGGACAAGGTGAAGATCAAGGCTGAACCCAACTACAGCAACAACAACACCCTGTCGAACAACCTGATCTTCGACCACATGCAGCTGCTCGCCGACGGCGCCGGGATCTACACCAACGGCAACACCGGGCCGACCATGGCCGGCGGTGAGAAGATCACCGGCAACGTGATCCACGACCAGAAGGGCGCGGGCAAAGCCGTCTACACCGACAACGGCGCGGGGAACATCACGATCACCGGCAACGGACTGTACAACGCCGACCTCGCCTGGGGCTCCAAGCACACCGACTACACGCTGAACAAGGGCACCTACGACCCGCTCGACATCGAGAACAACTACTGGGAGAACGGCAGCGCCGACTACAACCAGAAGGCCGTGGTGATCAAGAACAACCACGCGATCACCGACGCCGGCGGCATCCCGGCGAGCATCCGCGCCAACGCGGGCTTGGAAGCGGCGTACGCCGACGTCCTCGGCTGGACCCCGGCCGGCTGA
- a CDS encoding AfsR/SARP family transcriptional regulator, with the protein MDDASLDLMAARKLGARARVLAGQGDSAGAVTSYVQALDLWQGRCCAGLESAARANSAFAAVDREAAVMTCDAADAALRARQARMVLPALWKAVGRDPLDEALHARLLLCLAENGRQAEALTTYDVLRRRLAEELGIDPGAELVSAHQRVLRQQSSSRPSSPDARSEEHTTGGPAAPAVRPAQLPPDLPFFAGRRHELALLDELLTGHDEHATVTVAVDGMPGVGKSTLAVRWAHQAAEHFPDGQLFLDLRGFTADEAPVSQADALRSLLSGLGVPSHAVPADIDARIGLYRTMLAGRRVLVVLDNARDARQAAALLPAAPGCAGIVTSRTKLTGLVVQGARMMTVELPTLQEARQSLRARLGAARVDAEPSAVETIIACCGRLPLAMAVAGARAQGSPRFSLTSIADELRAGWDELDAIVADDPRSNVRRVFSWSYQALRPEAGRLFRLLSLHNGTDISTAAAASLAGLQIRQTRESLGELTRGHLLVERFPGRFGCHDLIRAYAAALADEVEPAAERAAAVARLISHYQHTAYLARQWLSPELTAGSPPAPHDGVAVAAIPDYESAIRTLATISSAVAIQVRDSSHRPE; encoded by the coding sequence GTGGACGACGCGTCGCTCGACCTGATGGCCGCCCGGAAACTGGGGGCACGGGCCCGCGTACTGGCCGGGCAGGGCGATTCCGCCGGTGCCGTGACCTCCTACGTGCAGGCGCTGGACCTCTGGCAGGGGCGGTGTTGCGCGGGACTCGAATCGGCCGCGCGCGCGAATTCGGCTTTCGCGGCCGTCGATCGGGAAGCCGCGGTCATGACTTGCGACGCGGCCGATGCTGCGCTGCGGGCCAGGCAGGCCCGCATGGTGCTACCGGCGCTGTGGAAGGCCGTCGGGCGGGATCCGCTGGACGAGGCACTGCACGCGAGGCTGCTGCTGTGCCTGGCGGAGAACGGCCGGCAGGCCGAGGCGTTGACCACGTACGACGTGCTTCGGCGGCGGCTCGCCGAGGAACTCGGGATCGATCCCGGCGCGGAGCTGGTGTCCGCGCACCAGCGAGTTCTGCGACAGCAGAGCAGCAGCCGGCCGTCTTCGCCCGATGCCCGGTCCGAGGAGCACACGACCGGCGGTCCGGCCGCCCCTGCGGTCCGGCCGGCCCAGCTGCCCCCGGACCTGCCGTTCTTCGCCGGTCGACGCCACGAGCTGGCACTGCTCGACGAACTGCTGACGGGCCACGACGAGCACGCGACGGTGACCGTGGCCGTCGACGGCATGCCGGGTGTCGGGAAGTCGACGCTGGCCGTGCGCTGGGCACATCAGGCTGCCGAGCACTTTCCCGACGGGCAGTTGTTCCTCGACCTGCGTGGTTTCACCGCGGACGAGGCCCCGGTCAGCCAGGCCGATGCGCTGCGCAGCTTGTTGTCCGGCCTCGGTGTTCCCTCGCACGCCGTCCCGGCGGACATCGACGCCAGGATCGGGTTGTACCGCACCATGCTGGCCGGACGGCGGGTACTGGTCGTGCTGGACAACGCCCGTGACGCACGGCAGGCAGCCGCCCTGCTGCCCGCCGCCCCGGGCTGCGCCGGGATCGTGACCAGCCGCACCAAGCTCACTGGCCTGGTCGTCCAGGGCGCCCGCATGATGACGGTGGAGCTGCCGACGCTGCAGGAAGCGCGGCAGAGTCTGCGCGCTCGTCTCGGTGCCGCGAGGGTGGACGCGGAACCGTCCGCAGTCGAGACGATCATCGCGTGCTGTGGGCGTCTGCCGCTGGCCATGGCGGTGGCCGGTGCCCGCGCCCAGGGCAGTCCCCGGTTCTCCCTGACGTCGATCGCCGATGAACTTCGAGCCGGGTGGGACGAGCTGGACGCCATCGTGGCCGACGACCCGCGCAGCAACGTCCGCCGGGTGTTCTCCTGGTCCTACCAGGCGTTGCGGCCCGAGGCCGGCCGGTTGTTCCGGCTGCTGTCACTGCACAACGGCACGGACATCTCGACGGCCGCTGCGGCGAGCTTGGCCGGCCTGCAGATCCGGCAGACCCGTGAGTCACTGGGTGAGCTGACCCGCGGTCACCTGCTGGTGGAGCGGTTCCCGGGCCGATTCGGGTGCCACGACCTCATTCGCGCCTACGCGGCCGCGCTGGCCGACGAGGTGGAGCCGGCCGCCGAGCGTGCCGCGGCGGTGGCGCGGCTGATCTCCCACTACCAGCACACCGCATACCTCGCCCGGCAATGGCTGTCGCCGGAGCTCACCGCCGGGTCGCCACCCGCGCCGCACGACGGTGTCGCCGTGGCGGCCATCCCGGACTACGAGTCGGCCATCAGAACGTTGGCGACGATCTCCTCGGCGGTCGCGATCCAGGTCCGCGATTCCAGCCACCGGCCGGAATGA
- a CDS encoding CocE/NonD family hydrolase: MSFTVEVDVPVPMRDSVALATNVWLPDGPGPFPALLVRTPYGKDDAGLYGNPKLPDVFALVEAGYAVVAQDVRGTSRSPGTFVPHTHEGPDSLDTLAWLAAQPWCDGAVGMWGGSYMGFSQWQAAPHDVPALRAIAPVMSSADPYAAPWRSPGGALSQDAVLTWGTLSALRNLRRGLDDGRGDPADAGALLSGLSEPRSLHEPLPIAGRAAVTRSLPWLGQVLDHPERDAFWREIAAIDHCERITVPALHIGGWYDVFIGETVRSYTMLRRHGGSAAARDGQRMVIGPWSHPDGTDLGTYPDRSFGLAGSIKTAGITEAHLRFFDRWVRGRTGAPDDTHRVRLFVMGADEWRDEPDWPLPDTRYTGFFLDGGGRAGTAADDGVLTREAPAEEATDTFRYDPCDPVPSLGGTVLAAAPGAYPGPADQAAVETREDVLCFTTPVLRRPLEVTGHITLVLHISSSTPGKLVDVHPDGRAILLCEGIQRVRYRESLTEPALLAPGTVTELSLDLGVTANVFRPGHRIRLEVSSSNFPRYDRNTNTGATIATDDADAVVVVAVNHVHHGPAHPSRLILPVIERPTSEEDRA; the protein is encoded by the coding sequence ATGAGCTTCACGGTGGAGGTGGACGTGCCGGTGCCGATGCGTGACAGCGTCGCGCTCGCCACCAACGTGTGGCTCCCGGACGGACCCGGACCGTTCCCGGCGTTGCTGGTCCGCACGCCCTACGGCAAGGACGACGCCGGGCTGTACGGCAATCCGAAACTCCCCGACGTGTTCGCCCTCGTCGAAGCCGGTTACGCCGTGGTGGCGCAGGACGTCCGGGGCACCTCCCGGTCCCCCGGGACGTTCGTGCCGCACACTCACGAAGGCCCGGACAGCCTCGACACCCTCGCCTGGCTGGCCGCGCAGCCGTGGTGTGACGGCGCGGTCGGCATGTGGGGCGGGTCCTACATGGGGTTCAGCCAGTGGCAGGCCGCGCCGCACGACGTTCCGGCGCTGCGGGCGATCGCGCCGGTGATGAGCTCGGCCGACCCGTACGCGGCACCGTGGCGCTCCCCCGGCGGCGCGTTGTCCCAGGACGCGGTCCTGACCTGGGGCACCCTCTCCGCCCTGCGCAACCTGCGGCGCGGACTCGACGACGGCCGCGGTGACCCCGCCGACGCCGGAGCGCTGCTGTCCGGCCTGTCCGAACCGCGATCGCTGCACGAACCGCTGCCGATCGCCGGCCGCGCCGCGGTGACCCGCTCCCTGCCCTGGCTCGGCCAGGTGCTCGACCACCCGGAACGCGATGCCTTCTGGCGGGAGATCGCCGCGATCGACCACTGCGAGCGGATCACCGTGCCGGCCCTCCACATCGGCGGGTGGTACGACGTGTTCATCGGCGAAACCGTGCGGTCGTACACGATGCTGCGCCGGCACGGTGGCAGCGCCGCCGCCCGCGACGGCCAGCGGATGGTCATCGGCCCCTGGTCCCACCCCGACGGCACCGACCTCGGCACCTACCCCGACCGGTCGTTCGGGCTCGCCGGCAGCATCAAGACCGCCGGCATCACCGAAGCGCACCTGCGGTTCTTCGACCGCTGGGTCCGCGGCCGGACCGGCGCCCCCGACGACACCCACCGCGTCCGGCTCTTCGTGATGGGGGCCGACGAGTGGCGCGACGAGCCGGACTGGCCGCTGCCGGACACCCGGTACACCGGCTTCTTCCTCGACGGCGGTGGCCGGGCCGGTACCGCGGCCGACGACGGCGTCCTGACCCGCGAGGCCCCGGCCGAGGAGGCGACGGACACCTTCCGCTACGACCCGTGCGATCCGGTGCCCAGCCTGGGTGGCACCGTGCTCGCCGCCGCGCCGGGCGCCTACCCCGGACCGGCCGACCAGGCCGCGGTCGAAACGCGCGAGGACGTCTTGTGCTTCACCACTCCGGTTCTCCGGCGGCCCCTCGAGGTCACCGGCCACATCACCCTGGTGCTGCACATCAGTTCGTCCACACCGGGCAAGCTCGTCGACGTGCACCCCGACGGCCGGGCGATTCTGCTGTGCGAAGGCATCCAGCGCGTCCGCTACCGCGAGTCGCTCACCGAACCCGCCCTCCTGGCGCCGGGCACGGTCACCGAACTCAGCCTCGACCTGGGCGTCACCGCGAACGTCTTCCGGCCGGGGCACCGCATCCGGCTCGAGGTCTCCAGCAGCAACTTCCCCCGCTACGACCGCAACACCAACACCGGCGCGACGATCGCCACGGACGACGCGGACGCCGTGGTGGTGGTCGCCGTCAACCACGTCCACCACGGACCCGCGCACCCCAGCCGGCTGATCCTGCCGGTGATCGAACGCCCCACGTCCGAGGAGGACCGAGCATGA
- a CDS encoding nuclear transport factor 2 family protein — translation MNALPEPADRLAIADVVAGLAHAQDDRDWIALRRLFAEQVTLDLSTHYHGKPPTTVTAADLVELARTTLAGFDCTHHAATDLLVRQAGDEATCRAHVVAYHHVPADPGVVDHCTMRGRWDLKLRKLDGQWLIGHWTVVRTAPWEGSPDVYALATARLTPRT, via the coding sequence ATGAACGCGCTGCCGGAGCCGGCCGACCGGTTGGCCATCGCCGACGTCGTCGCCGGCCTGGCCCACGCCCAGGACGACCGGGACTGGATCGCCCTGCGACGGCTGTTCGCCGAGCAGGTGACGCTGGACCTGTCGACCCACTACCACGGCAAGCCGCCGACCACCGTGACCGCCGCCGACCTGGTCGAGCTGGCCCGCACGACCTTGGCGGGGTTCGACTGCACCCACCACGCCGCCACCGACCTCCTCGTGCGGCAGGCCGGCGACGAGGCCACCTGCCGCGCGCACGTGGTCGCCTACCACCACGTCCCCGCCGATCCCGGCGTCGTCGACCACTGCACGATGCGCGGCCGCTGGGACCTGAAGCTACGCAAGCTCGATGGGCAGTGGCTCATCGGGCACTGGACCGTCGTGCGCACCGCGCCGTGGGAAGGCTCCCCGGACGTCTACGCCCTCGCCACCGCCCGCCTCACACCCCGGACCTGA
- a CDS encoding NIPSNAP family protein, translating into MFYEIRTEHARQGRGVELARYLDETVIPLHRERGMRVVGSFTVAGDEDAVVWIRRFEDDADRRRILDAVHQDPRCAPLAATVSTLTSDPAATIRLMPTAGSALR; encoded by the coding sequence ATGTTCTACGAAATCCGCACCGAGCACGCCCGGCAGGGCCGCGGCGTCGAACTGGCCCGCTACCTGGACGAGACCGTCATCCCGCTGCACCGGGAACGGGGGATGCGGGTGGTGGGCTCGTTCACCGTGGCCGGCGACGAAGACGCCGTCGTCTGGATCAGGCGCTTCGAAGACGACGCCGACCGCCGACGTATCCTCGACGCCGTCCACCAGGATCCCCGGTGCGCTCCCCTGGCCGCCACCGTTTCGACGCTGACGAGCGACCCGGCGGCCACGATCCGGCTCATGCCGACCGCCGGGTCGGCGCTGCGCTGA
- a CDS encoding acetamidase/formamidase family protein, with protein MAQYQLPATRETTVDVFDRATPPVLTVDPGDSVVVGSLDAAGYLDRRVRGATMFPDRRGHCLTGPIAVRGAEPGMVLGVHFTSITPGDWGWTAAGTKDNALNRRLGVAGGPGAWLTWDIGLETATSDLGHTVAVAPFLGVIGVPPAEPGPHPTTTLSDQGQALATSIAAVLVRTPGLATKALR; from the coding sequence GTGGCCCAGTACCAGCTTCCCGCCACGCGCGAGACCACAGTGGACGTCTTCGACCGAGCCACCCCGCCCGTGCTCACGGTCGACCCGGGGGACTCCGTCGTCGTCGGCTCGCTCGACGCCGCCGGCTACCTCGACCGGCGGGTGCGGGGCGCCACGATGTTCCCGGACCGGCGCGGGCACTGCCTGACCGGGCCGATCGCGGTGCGCGGCGCCGAGCCCGGCATGGTCCTGGGCGTGCACTTCACGTCGATCACGCCCGGGGACTGGGGCTGGACCGCCGCGGGCACGAAGGACAACGCGCTCAACCGCCGGCTCGGGGTGGCCGGCGGCCCCGGCGCCTGGTTGACGTGGGACATCGGGCTCGAGACCGCCACCAGCGACCTCGGGCACACCGTCGCCGTCGCGCCCTTCCTCGGCGTCATCGGCGTTCCGCCCGCCGAACCGGGACCGCACCCGACTACAACCCTCAGTGACCAAGGTCAGGCACTAGCCACCAGTATCGCCGCTGTCCTCGTGCGAACACCCGGCCTGGCGACGAAGGCGCTTCGATAA
- a CDS encoding IS1380 family transposase: MRVGTPDASLTSASGMAAVAELVERLGVVRSLDAAVGPIKQRDRGFGAGELLVGLAAAQVAGEDFLVGLDRRRADVAGQVLTPVPGLSSTTAAGLARRFTDPQWTSVEAGVASVTERMLERVPAARRKRLCRTVTVDLDASDVEVYGRKKRGVAYNYQGQRSGRPHVASWAEVETVLAAELLSGNDDPRASASGLLLRALAALPRRARQGRVRLRADAGYFAGELARVAFVQGVEFAIGAKRIAPLWRMLSGIAEDDWADAIDMDGAQVAVADYRPDWWPAKTFLLIRRVRLDVSQISADSRSRRRRTLHPGQQVLPLDELGDADAIYGYSFILTNIDVSTKDKVAAVEYWYRHRTTIENLFRDSKHGAALRHLPSGYAEVNTAWMWGALLATAMAAWLHQLTATEGPHGRLSGWGTRNGKAMIATLRHRLINIPARLDFQVGQPTLHLPPGHDLLAEILARLRKLPAVS, from the coding sequence GTGCGGGTCGGCACGCCGGACGCGTCGTTGACGTCGGCGTCGGGGATGGCCGCGGTCGCGGAGTTGGTGGAGCGACTGGGTGTGGTCAGGTCGTTGGATGCGGCGGTGGGGCCGATCAAGCAGCGTGACCGCGGGTTCGGGGCCGGTGAGTTGCTGGTTGGTCTGGCCGCGGCGCAGGTGGCCGGGGAAGACTTTCTGGTCGGGTTGGACCGGCGGCGTGCTGATGTGGCGGGTCAGGTGCTCACGCCGGTGCCGGGGTTGTCCTCGACTACTGCTGCTGGGCTGGCGCGCAGGTTTACTGATCCACAATGGACTTCGGTAGAAGCCGGAGTCGCTTCGGTGACAGAGCGGATGCTGGAGCGGGTGCCCGCGGCGCGACGGAAACGGTTGTGCCGGACGGTGACGGTCGATCTGGATGCCAGCGATGTGGAGGTGTACGGGCGCAAGAAGCGTGGTGTCGCTTACAACTACCAGGGGCAGCGCAGCGGGCGTCCGCACGTGGCGTCCTGGGCGGAGGTCGAGACCGTGTTGGCGGCGGAGTTGTTGTCCGGTAACGATGATCCGCGCGCGAGTGCGAGCGGGTTGCTGCTGCGGGCGCTGGCTGCGCTGCCTCGGCGGGCGAGGCAGGGCAGGGTGCGGTTGCGGGCCGACGCCGGCTACTTCGCCGGTGAACTGGCCCGGGTCGCGTTCGTCCAGGGGGTTGAGTTCGCGATCGGCGCGAAACGCATCGCCCCGCTCTGGCGGATGCTGTCCGGCATCGCCGAGGACGACTGGGCGGACGCGATCGACATGGACGGCGCCCAGGTTGCGGTGGCCGACTATCGGCCGGATTGGTGGCCCGCCAAGACGTTCCTGCTGATCCGCCGGGTCCGCCTGGATGTCTCCCAGATCTCGGCCGATTCCCGTTCGCGGCGACGCCGCACCCTGCATCCCGGCCAGCAGGTTCTGCCGCTGGACGAGTTGGGAGACGCTGACGCGATCTACGGTTATTCCTTCATTCTCACCAATATCGACGTGTCCACGAAGGACAAAGTGGCCGCGGTCGAGTACTGGTACCGGCATCGCACCACCATCGAGAACCTGTTCCGCGACAGCAAACACGGTGCCGCGTTGCGCCACCTGCCTTCGGGCTATGCCGAGGTCAACACCGCCTGGATGTGGGGCGCGCTGCTCGCCACGGCCATGGCCGCCTGGCTGCACCAGCTCACCGCCACCGAGGGCCCGCACGGCCGGCTCTCCGGCTGGGGCACCCGCAACGGCAAAGCCATGATCGCGACCCTGCGCCACCGCCTCATCAACATCCCCGCCCGGCTCGATTTCCAGGTAGGGCAACCGACCCTGCATCTGCCGCCCGGCCACGACCTGCTCGCCGAAATCCTCGCCCGGCTCCGGAAACTGCCCGCAGTATCCTGA
- a CDS encoding DUF2690 domain-containing protein: protein MAQIQRESPTAGPSHHEPQHPTAPVVRRTGRTSSSVVSARIPGTSAYVDLRWSPTCKTNWARTNWNGESPSTQLRAVQCPTGYTQGYSRNNGSYWWSRMIYSPSMGVSAQWVGAPGSIGTSCA, encoded by the coding sequence ATGGCTCAAATTCAACGGGAGAGCCCAACGGCCGGCCCCTCACACCACGAGCCACAACACCCAACCGCACCGGTGGTCCGGCGAACGGGGCGAACCTCAAGTTCGGTTGTGTCCGCAAGAATCCCCGGCACGTCCGCTTACGTCGACCTTCGTTGGTCACCGACATGCAAGACAAACTGGGCGCGCACGAACTGGAACGGCGAGAGCCCGTCGACGCAGCTGCGAGCGGTCCAATGCCCGACCGGTTATACACAGGGCTATTCGCGCAACAACGGCTCCTACTGGTGGTCGCGGATGATCTACTCCCCCTCGATGGGTGTCTCCGCCCAGTGGGTGGGCGCTCCGGGCAGCATCGGTACCTCCTGCGCGTGA
- a CDS encoding Kelch repeat-containing protein — MSSPTIAATGTWTAAGTLPSPAAWYGRHDGAVLLTGGTDKVLVIGGADGSATAAGRTAVYDAAAKTWTAAAAMQVTRRLYTATVLDGGSVLVAGGITGSRQFPSPGLNTVELYDPAQDAWTTAAPMKHARWGHSAVLVGGKVLVAGGFAVRSGQSELALAGAELYDPVAKTWTEVGPMTDPRGGHAAVLLKNGKVLVTGGAVPVGKGTDTDLAYCELYDPAQKTWSVTGSMTAARAGHQATALDGGAAVLVTGGRAPGGRGDGTFDPFSRAAAELYDQATGTWSPVDDLPGGRVHHRAVALGPDQALVVGGTGDVHDDAGYESAAIFDRATKKWTTAGGLATGRWAFAAVALSGGRAMVAGGVARSGAAAASAGAEELTGTAEIFATAATP, encoded by the coding sequence ATGAGCAGTCCGACAATCGCGGCGACCGGGACCTGGACGGCCGCGGGCACCCTGCCGTCGCCGGCCGCGTGGTACGGCCGGCACGACGGCGCCGTGCTCCTGACCGGTGGCACCGACAAGGTGCTCGTCATCGGCGGGGCGGACGGATCGGCCACCGCGGCCGGCCGGACCGCCGTCTACGACGCGGCGGCGAAGACCTGGACCGCGGCCGCGGCCATGCAGGTGACGCGCCGGCTGTACACCGCCACCGTGCTGGACGGCGGCAGCGTGCTCGTGGCCGGCGGGATCACCGGATCGCGGCAGTTCCCCTCGCCCGGCCTGAACACGGTGGAGCTCTACGACCCCGCGCAGGACGCCTGGACCACCGCGGCCCCGATGAAGCACGCGCGGTGGGGTCACAGCGCGGTGCTCGTCGGCGGCAAGGTGCTGGTGGCCGGCGGCTTCGCCGTCCGGTCGGGACAGTCGGAGCTGGCGCTGGCCGGTGCCGAGCTGTACGACCCGGTGGCGAAGACCTGGACCGAGGTGGGGCCGATGACCGACCCGCGGGGCGGGCACGCGGCCGTCCTGCTCAAGAACGGCAAGGTGCTCGTGACCGGGGGCGCGGTGCCGGTCGGCAAGGGCACCGACACCGACCTCGCCTACTGCGAGCTGTACGACCCGGCGCAGAAGACCTGGTCGGTCACCGGCAGCATGACCGCGGCCCGGGCCGGGCACCAGGCCACCGCGCTCGACGGCGGTGCCGCGGTGCTCGTCACCGGCGGCCGCGCGCCGGGCGGGCGCGGGGACGGCACGTTCGACCCGTTCAGCCGGGCGGCCGCCGAACTGTACGACCAGGCCACCGGCACCTGGTCGCCGGTGGACGACCTGCCGGGCGGCCGCGTGCACCACCGGGCCGTCGCCCTCGGCCCGGACCAGGCGCTCGTGGTCGGCGGCACCGGTGACGTCCACGACGACGCCGGCTACGAGAGCGCGGCGATCTTCGACCGCGCCACCAAGAAGTGGACGACGGCGGGCGGCCTGGCCACCGGCCGGTGGGCCTTCGCCGCCGTGGCGCTGTCCGGCGGCCGGGCCATGGTCGCCGGCGGCGTCGCGCGGTCCGGTGCCGCGGCGGCGAGCGCGGGGGCCGAGGAACTGACCGGCACCGCCGAAATCTTCGCCACGGCGGCGACGCCGTGA